The Sebastes umbrosus isolate fSebUmb1 chromosome 19, fSebUmb1.pri, whole genome shotgun sequence genome has a segment encoding these proteins:
- the LOC119478384 gene encoding lysozyme C-like: MRSLVFLLLVAVASAKVYERCEWARVLKANGMDGYHGISLANWVCLSKWESSYSTRATNYNTDGSTDYGIFQINSRWWCNNGQTTTSNACNIRCSALLTDDVRVAINCAKRVVRDPNGIGAWVAWRNHCRGRDLSSYVAGCGV, encoded by the exons ATGAGGAGTCTGGTGTTTCTGCTTTTGGTGGCTGTGGCCAGCGCTAAGGTCTACGAGAGGTGTGAATGGGCCCGAGTGCTGAAGGCTAATGGGATGGACGGTTACCATGGCATCAGCCTGGCTAACT GGGTTTGTCTGAGCAAGTGGGAGTCAAGTTACAGTACCAGAGCCACCAACTACAACACCGACGGATCAACTGACTACGGCATCTTCCAGATCAACAGCCGCTGGTGGTGTAACAACGGTCAAACCACCACATCGAATGCATGCAACATCCGGTGCAGCG CGCTTCTGACCGACGATGTGAGGGTGGCGATCAATTGTGCCAAGCGCGTCGTTAGGGATCCCAACGGCATCGGTGCCTG GGTGGCCTGGCGCAATCACTGCCGGGGCCGCGACCTCAGCTCCTATGTGGCAGGATGTGGTGTTTAA